Proteins found in one Luteimonas chenhongjianii genomic segment:
- the rplC gene encoding 50S ribosomal protein L3, with translation MTAKIHSLGIVGRKAGMSRVFTEDGKSVPVTLIEATPNRITQIKTVDTDGYSAVQVTAGVKRASLLNKPETGHLAKAKVEAGRGLWELRVADDKIADFSVGGEIKADIFEVGQIVDVQGVTKGKGFQGTIKRWNFKMGDATHGNSLSHRQPGSLGQRQTPGRVFPGKKMSGHMGADVQTTQRLQIVQVDAERGLIAVKGAVPGAPGGDVIVRPSSKA, from the coding sequence ATGACCGCGAAGATTCATTCGTTGGGCATCGTCGGCCGCAAGGCCGGCATGAGCCGGGTGTTCACCGAGGACGGCAAGTCCGTGCCGGTGACGCTGATCGAGGCGACCCCCAACCGCATCACCCAGATCAAGACCGTCGACACCGACGGCTACAGCGCCGTGCAGGTCACCGCAGGCGTCAAGCGTGCATCGCTGCTCAACAAGCCGGAAACCGGCCACCTCGCCAAGGCGAAGGTCGAAGCCGGCCGTGGCCTGTGGGAGCTCCGCGTCGCCGACGACAAGATCGCCGACTTCAGTGTCGGTGGCGAGATCAAGGCCGACATCTTCGAAGTAGGCCAGATCGTCGACGTCCAGGGCGTCACGAAGGGCAAGGGTTTCCAGGGCACGATCAAGCGCTGGAACTTCAAGATGGGCGACGCCACGCACGGTAACTCGCTGTCGCACCGCCAGCCGGGTTCGCTCGGTCAGCGCCAGACGCCGGGCCGCGTGTTTCCGGGCAAGAAGATGTCCGGTCACATGGGTGCCGACGTGCAGACCACGCAGCGCCTGCAGATCGTGCAGGTCGACGCCGAGCGCGGCCTGATCGCCGTCAAGGGCGCCGTGCCTGGCGCGCCGGGTGGCGACGTGATCGTGCGTCCGTCGAGCAAGGCATAA
- the rplD gene encoding 50S ribosomal protein L4 translates to MELAINNSSTKLSVSDEVFGRDFSEDLVHQVVVAYRNAGRAGTKAQKTRSEVNGTTKKSKKQKGGGARHGALTAPIFVGGGVTFAAKPRSFAQKVNRKMYRAAMSAILSELNRQGRLMVVETFDLTETKTSGMVAKLKEFDLGKRPLIVTEDASEHLYLSARNLPYVEIRDVQGLDPVALVGADTVLITTDAVKKIEEWLA, encoded by the coding sequence ATGGAACTCGCAATCAACAACAGCAGCACGAAGCTGTCGGTCTCCGACGAAGTCTTCGGCCGCGATTTCAGCGAAGACCTGGTCCACCAGGTGGTCGTTGCCTACCGCAACGCCGGTCGCGCCGGTACCAAGGCGCAGAAGACCCGTTCGGAAGTCAACGGCACGACCAAGAAGTCGAAGAAGCAGAAGGGCGGCGGTGCGCGTCATGGCGCGCTGACGGCTCCGATCTTCGTCGGCGGTGGTGTGACGTTCGCGGCCAAGCCGCGCAGCTTCGCGCAGAAGGTCAACCGCAAGATGTACCGCGCGGCGATGTCGGCGATCCTGTCCGAACTCAACCGCCAGGGCCGTCTGATGGTCGTCGAGACGTTCGACCTGACCGAGACCAAGACCAGCGGCATGGTCGCCAAGCTCAAGGAATTCGATCTGGGCAAGCGTCCGCTGATCGTGACCGAGGACGCGTCCGAGCACCTGTACCTGTCGGCACGCAACCTGCCCTACGTCGAGATCCGCGACGTGCAGGGCCTGGATCCGGTCGCGCTGGTCGGCGCCGATACCGTGCTGATCACCACCGATGCGGTGAAGAAGATCGAGGAGTGGCTGGCATGA
- the rpsG gene encoding 30S ribosomal protein S7, translating into MSRKGNTPQRSVLPDPKHNSDTIARFINMVMKSGKKSIAEKIVYGAMDVISEKNGNPLELVEKALSNISPAVEVKSRRVGGATYQVPVEVRASRRMALAMRWLIESARKRGENTMPRKLAAELIDASENRGGAIKKREETHRMADANKAFAHYRW; encoded by the coding sequence ATGTCGCGTAAAGGAAACACCCCGCAGCGTTCGGTGCTGCCCGACCCGAAGCACAACAGCGATACGATCGCGCGCTTCATCAACATGGTCATGAAGAGTGGCAAGAAGTCGATCGCTGAAAAGATCGTCTACGGTGCCATGGATGTGATCAGCGAGAAGAACGGCAACCCGCTCGAGCTGGTCGAGAAGGCGCTGAGCAACATCTCGCCGGCCGTCGAGGTGAAGTCCCGCCGTGTCGGCGGTGCCACGTATCAGGTGCCGGTCGAAGTGCGCGCCTCGCGCCGCATGGCGCTGGCAATGCGCTGGCTGATCGAGTCGGCGCGCAAGCGCGGCGAGAACACCATGCCGCGCAAGCTTGCCGCCGAACTGATCGACGCGTCCGAGAACCGTGGCGGCGCGATCAAGAAGCGTGAAGAAACTCACCGCATGGCCGACGCCAACAAGGCGTTCGCGCACTACCGCTGGTAA
- the rpsQ gene encoding 30S ribosomal protein S17, protein MNTEKKQRTVQGRVVSNKMDKTVTVLVERQVKHALYGKYIKRSTKLHAHDADNACQEGDLVKVVEIAPMSKTKNWRVAEIVTRAAE, encoded by the coding sequence ATGAATACCGAAAAGAAGCAGCGTACGGTCCAGGGCCGCGTGGTCAGCAACAAGATGGACAAGACCGTCACCGTGCTGGTCGAGCGTCAGGTCAAGCACGCGCTGTACGGCAAGTACATCAAGCGTTCGACCAAGCTCCACGCCCATGACGCCGACAACGCGTGTCAGGAAGGCGATCTGGTGAAGGTCGTCGAGATTGCGCCGATGTCGAAGACCAAGAACTGGCGCGTGGCCGAGATCGTCACGCGCGCCGCCGAATAA
- the rplP gene encoding 50S ribosomal protein L16 gives MLQPKRTKYRKMHKGRNDGLAWSGNAVSFGEFGLRATATGQLTARQIEAGRRSISRHVKRGGKMWIRVFPDKPITKKPIEVRMGSGKGSVEYWVAQIQPGRMIFEIEGVEEEVAREAFRLAAAKLSVTTQFVTRTVR, from the coding sequence ATGCTGCAACCCAAGCGAACCAAATACCGCAAGATGCACAAGGGCCGTAACGACGGCCTGGCGTGGAGCGGCAATGCCGTCAGCTTCGGCGAGTTCGGTCTGCGGGCCACCGCGACCGGCCAGCTGACCGCACGTCAGATCGAAGCGGGCCGTCGGTCCATCAGCCGTCACGTCAAGCGCGGCGGCAAGATGTGGATCCGCGTGTTCCCGGACAAGCCGATCACCAAGAAGCCGATCGAAGTCCGAATGGGCTCCGGTAAGGGCAGCGTCGAGTACTGGGTCGCGCAGATCCAGCCCGGCCGCATGATCTTCGAGATCGAGGGTGTCGAGGAGGAGGTGGCGCGTGAAGCGTTCCGCCTGGCCGCCGCGAAGCTGTCGGTCACCACCCAATTCGTGACCCGGACGGTGCGCTGA
- the rplW gene encoding 50S ribosomal protein L23, translating into MNDAKLYEVIRAPRVSEKTARLQEVSNQYAFEVSTVATKADIKAAVEKLFGVTVEAVNVLNVKGKNKSFRQRQGSRGDWRKAYVKLADGQSIDVMNAKV; encoded by the coding sequence ATGAACGACGCCAAGCTCTATGAAGTGATCCGTGCGCCGCGCGTGTCCGAGAAGACCGCGCGCCTGCAGGAAGTGTCCAACCAGTACGCGTTCGAAGTGTCGACCGTCGCGACCAAGGCCGATATCAAGGCTGCGGTCGAGAAGCTGTTCGGCGTGACGGTCGAGGCTGTCAACGTGTTGAACGTGAAGGGCAAGAACAAGTCCTTCCGTCAGCGCCAGGGCAGCCGTGGCGACTGGCGCAAGGCGTACGTCAAGCTGGCCGACGGCCAGTCGATCGACGTCATGAACGCGAAGGTCTGA
- the rpsC gene encoding 30S ribosomal protein S3 has protein sequence MGHKVHPTGIRLGIAKDWNSKWYAGKKEYAEYLAADLKVREMLRKRLAQAGISKILIERPAKTARVTIHTARPGVVIGKRGEDIEKLRKDVSDMMGVPAHINVTEVRKPELDAQLVAESIAQQLERRIMFRRAMKRAVGNAMRLGALGIKVNVAGRLNGAEIARSEWYREGRVPLHTLRADVDYGFAEAKTTYGIIGIKTWIYKGEIFDFSQVGQEKQDDTPRGDRNDRGDRDRRGPRREREARD, from the coding sequence ATGGGTCACAAAGTTCATCCCACCGGCATCCGCCTTGGCATCGCCAAGGACTGGAACTCCAAGTGGTACGCCGGCAAGAAGGAATACGCCGAGTACCTGGCCGCTGACCTGAAGGTCCGCGAGATGCTGCGCAAGCGTCTCGCCCAGGCCGGCATCAGCAAGATCCTGATCGAGCGTCCGGCCAAGACCGCTCGCGTGACGATCCACACCGCCCGTCCGGGCGTCGTGATCGGCAAGCGTGGCGAGGACATCGAGAAGCTCCGCAAGGACGTCAGCGACATGATGGGCGTTCCCGCGCACATCAACGTCACCGAGGTCCGCAAGCCGGAACTCGACGCGCAGCTGGTCGCCGAATCGATCGCGCAGCAGCTCGAGCGCCGCATCATGTTCCGTCGCGCGATGAAGCGCGCGGTGGGCAATGCGATGCGCCTGGGTGCGCTGGGCATCAAGGTCAACGTCGCCGGCCGCCTTAACGGCGCCGAAATCGCACGTTCGGAGTGGTACCGCGAAGGTCGCGTGCCGCTTCACACGTTGCGCGCCGACGTCGACTACGGCTTCGCCGAGGCCAAGACGACCTACGGGATCATCGGCATCAAGACCTGGATCTACAAGGGCGAGATCTTCGATTTCAGCCAGGTAGGCCAGGAGAAGCAGGACGACACGCCGCGTGGCGACCGTAATGATCGCGGTGACCGCGACCGTCGTGGTCCGCGTCGCGAGCGCGAGGCGAGGGATTAA
- the rplN gene encoding 50S ribosomal protein L14, with amino-acid sequence MIQMQSHLDVADNSGAKEVMCIKVLGGSKRRYAAIGDIIKVSIKEAIPRGKVKKGEVYDAVVVRTRKGVRRADGSLIRFDGNAAVLLNNKQEPIGTRIFGPVTRELRSEKFMKIVSLAPEVL; translated from the coding sequence ATGATCCAGATGCAGAGCCACCTCGACGTGGCGGACAACAGCGGTGCCAAGGAAGTGATGTGCATCAAGGTGCTCGGCGGCTCCAAGCGCCGTTACGCCGCGATCGGCGACATCATCAAGGTGTCGATCAAGGAAGCGATTCCGCGTGGCAAGGTCAAGAAGGGCGAGGTCTATGACGCCGTCGTGGTGCGTACCCGCAAGGGTGTGCGTCGTGCCGACGGTTCGTTGATCCGCTTCGATGGCAACGCTGCGGTGTTGCTCAACAACAAGCAGGAGCCGATCGGCACCCGCATCTTCGGGCCCGTGACCCGTGAACTCCGTTCCGAGAAGTTCATGAAGATCGTCTCGCTCGCGCCCGAAGTGCTCTGA
- the rpsL gene encoding 30S ribosomal protein S12: MATINQLVRKPRSPETYKSTSPALANCPQRRGVCTRVYTTTPKKPNSALRKVAKVRLTNGYEVISYIGGEGHNLQEHSVVLIRGGRVKDLPGVRYHTVRGSLDAAGVTKRRQARSKYGAKRPKG, from the coding sequence ATGGCAACGATCAACCAGCTGGTGCGGAAGCCGCGCAGCCCAGAAACCTACAAGAGCACTTCGCCTGCATTGGCGAACTGCCCGCAGCGCCGTGGCGTCTGCACCCGCGTGTACACCACGACCCCGAAGAAGCCGAACTCGGCGCTTCGCAAGGTCGCCAAGGTGCGCCTGACCAACGGCTACGAGGTCATCTCGTACATCGGTGGTGAAGGCCACAACCTGCAGGAGCACAGCGTGGTGCTGATCCGCGGCGGTCGCGTCAAGGACCTCCCGGGCGTGCGTTACCACACCGTGCGCGGTTCGCTCGACGCTGCGGGTGTCACGAAGCGCCGCCAGGCGCGCTCGAAGTACGGCGCCAAGCGTCCGAAGGGCTGA
- the rpsJ gene encoding 30S ribosomal protein S10, which translates to MTDQKIRIRLKAFDHRLIDRSASEIVETAKRTGAQVRGPIPLPTKIERYTILTSPHVDKDARDQYETRTHKRVLDIVDPNDKTVDALMKLELAAGVDVQIKLT; encoded by the coding sequence ATGACGGACCAAAAGATCCGGATCCGCCTCAAGGCATTCGATCACCGCCTGATCGATCGCTCGGCAAGCGAGATCGTCGAGACCGCCAAGCGGACCGGTGCGCAGGTGCGCGGCCCGATCCCGCTGCCGACCAAAATCGAGCGTTACACCATCCTGACGTCGCCGCACGTCGACAAGGATGCACGTGACCAGTACGAGACCCGCACGCACAAGCGCGTGCTGGACATCGTCGACCCGAACGACAAGACCGTTGATGCGCTGATGAAGCTTGAGCTCGCAGCTGGCGTCGACGTTCAGATCAAGCTGACCTAA
- the fusA gene encoding elongation factor G — protein MARTTPIERYRNFGIMAHIDAGKTTTSERILFYTGKSHKIGEVHDGAATMDWMEQEQERGITIQSAATTAFWKGMDKSLPEYRFNIIDTPGHVDFTIEVERSLRVLDGAVFVLCAVGGVQPQSETVWRQANKYHVPRIAFVNKMDRTGANFNKVRDQLKSRLGAAPVPMQVPIGAEDGFEGVVDLLKMKAIHWDTASQGLTFEYREIPAELQAQAEEARAFMVESAAEASEELMNKYLEGGELSEEEIVNGLRERTLKTEIVPMYCGTAFKNKGVQAMLDGVVQLLPSPVDVPSIKGVDVDDETKELTRESSDKAPFSALAFKIMTDPFVGSLTFFRVYSGMLNAGDQVYNSVKGKKERIGRLLQMHSNNREEIKEVLAGDIAAAVGLKDVTTGDTLCSQDNPIILERMVFPEPVISMAVEPKTKSDQEKMGLALGRLAQEDPSFRVRTDEESGQTIIAGMGELHLDIIVDRMKREFNVEANVGKPQVAYRETIRSSDVKSDYKHAKQSGGKGQYGHVVIELSPLTDADRADPKIAADIKDDFLFINDITGGVIPKEFIPSVEKGIRETITSGPLAGFPVVGVKVKLVFGSYHDVDSSEMAFKLAASMAFKQGFVKASPALLEPMMKVEIVSPEEYLGDVMGDVSRRRGILQGQDDSPSGKIINAMIPLGEMFGYATTLRSMSQGRATFSMEFDHYAEAPANIAETVTKK, from the coding sequence GTGGCTCGCACGACTCCCATCGAACGCTACCGCAATTTCGGCATCATGGCCCACATCGATGCCGGCAAGACCACGACCTCCGAGCGCATCCTGTTCTACACCGGCAAGAGCCACAAGATCGGTGAAGTGCACGACGGCGCTGCCACCATGGACTGGATGGAGCAGGAGCAGGAACGTGGCATCACGATCCAGTCCGCAGCCACCACCGCGTTCTGGAAGGGCATGGACAAGTCGTTGCCCGAGTACCGCTTCAACATCATCGATACCCCCGGTCACGTCGACTTCACCATCGAAGTGGAGCGCAGCCTGCGCGTGCTCGACGGCGCGGTGTTCGTGCTGTGTGCGGTCGGTGGCGTGCAGCCGCAGTCCGAGACTGTGTGGCGCCAGGCGAACAAGTATCACGTGCCCCGCATCGCGTTCGTCAACAAGATGGACCGCACCGGCGCGAACTTCAACAAGGTCCGCGACCAGCTGAAGTCGCGCCTGGGCGCGGCTCCGGTTCCGATGCAGGTGCCGATCGGTGCCGAGGACGGTTTCGAGGGCGTGGTCGACCTGCTCAAGATGAAGGCGATCCACTGGGATACCGCATCGCAGGGTCTGACGTTCGAGTATCGCGAGATCCCGGCCGAGCTGCAGGCGCAGGCCGAGGAAGCCCGTGCGTTCATGGTCGAGTCGGCCGCCGAGGCCAGCGAAGAGCTGATGAACAAGTATCTCGAGGGCGGCGAGCTCTCCGAGGAAGAGATCGTCAACGGCCTGCGCGAGCGCACGCTCAAGACCGAGATCGTGCCGATGTACTGCGGCACCGCGTTCAAGAACAAGGGCGTCCAGGCGATGCTCGATGGCGTGGTGCAGCTGCTGCCTTCGCCGGTCGATGTGCCGTCCATCAAGGGCGTGGACGTCGATGACGAGACCAAGGAGCTGACCCGCGAGTCGAGCGACAAGGCGCCGTTCTCGGCGCTCGCGTTCAAGATCATGACCGACCCGTTCGTGGGTTCGCTGACCTTCTTCCGCGTCTACTCGGGCATGCTCAATGCCGGCGACCAGGTCTACAACTCGGTCAAGGGCAAGAAGGAGCGCATCGGCCGTCTGCTGCAGATGCATTCCAACAACCGTGAAGAGATCAAGGAAGTGCTGGCGGGCGACATCGCCGCCGCGGTGGGTCTGAAGGACGTCACCACCGGCGACACGCTGTGCTCGCAGGACAACCCGATCATTCTCGAGCGCATGGTGTTCCCCGAGCCCGTCATCTCGATGGCGGTCGAGCCCAAGACCAAGTCGGACCAGGAAAAGATGGGCCTCGCCCTCGGTCGCCTGGCGCAGGAGGATCCGTCCTTCCGCGTGCGTACCGACGAAGAGTCCGGCCAGACCATCATCGCCGGCATGGGCGAGCTGCACCTGGACATCATCGTCGACCGCATGAAGCGCGAGTTCAACGTCGAAGCCAACGTCGGCAAGCCGCAGGTCGCGTATCGCGAGACGATCCGCAGCAGCGACGTGAAGTCGGACTACAAGCACGCCAAGCAGTCGGGTGGTAAGGGTCAGTACGGTCACGTCGTGATCGAGCTGTCGCCGCTGACCGATGCCGACCGTGCGGATCCGAAGATCGCAGCCGACATCAAGGACGACTTCCTCTTCATCAACGACATCACCGGTGGCGTGATCCCGAAGGAATTCATTCCTTCGGTCGAGAAGGGCATCCGCGAGACGATCACCAGCGGCCCGCTGGCGGGCTTCCCGGTCGTCGGCGTCAAGGTCAAGCTGGTGTTCGGCTCGTACCACGACGTCGACTCGTCGGAAATGGCGTTCAAGCTCGCCGCGTCGATGGCGTTCAAGCAGGGCTTCGTCAAGGCGAGCCCGGCGCTGCTCGAGCCGATGATGAAGGTCGAGATCGTCAGCCCCGAGGAGTACCTCGGTGACGTGATGGGCGACGTCAGTCGTCGTCGCGGCATCCTGCAGGGTCAGGACGACAGCCCGTCGGGCAAGATCATCAACGCGATGATCCCGCTGGGCGAGATGTTCGGCTACGCGACGACGCTGCGCTCGATGTCCCAGGGCCGTGCGACGTTCTCGATGGAGTTCGACCACTACGCGGAAGCCCCGGCCAACATCGCCGAGACCGTCACCAAGAAGTAA
- the rplX gene encoding 50S ribosomal protein L24 — protein sequence MANRIKKGDHVIVIAGKDKGKRGDVVRVIGDKVVVSNINIIKRHTKPNPQAGQAGGVVEREAPIHASNVMPFNPATGKGERIGTKTLEDGRTLRVFRSSGEALDA from the coding sequence ATGGCCAATCGAATCAAGAAGGGCGACCACGTGATCGTGATCGCCGGCAAGGACAAGGGTAAGCGCGGTGACGTGGTGCGCGTGATCGGCGACAAGGTCGTCGTTTCGAACATCAACATCATCAAGCGCCACACCAAGCCCAACCCGCAGGCCGGCCAGGCTGGTGGCGTGGTCGAGCGTGAAGCGCCGATCCATGCTTCTAACGTGATGCCGTTCAATCCTGCCACGGGCAAGGGCGAGCGCATTGGAACCAAGACACTCGAGGATGGACGCACGCTGCGCGTGTTCCGCTCGAGCGGTGAGGCGCTTGACGCCTGA
- the rpmC gene encoding 50S ribosomal protein L29 → MATTKELREKSVEDLQSHLLELHKERFSLRMQKATGQLTKTHEARRVRREIARVNTLIGQKK, encoded by the coding sequence ATGGCTACGACCAAGGAACTCCGCGAGAAGTCGGTCGAGGATTTGCAGTCGCACCTCCTCGAACTGCACAAGGAGCGTTTCTCGCTCCGCATGCAGAAGGCCACTGGCCAGCTGACCAAGACGCACGAAGCCCGTCGGGTGCGCCGCGAGATTGCTCGCGTCAATACCCTGATCGGTCAGAAGAAGTAA
- the rplB gene encoding 50S ribosomal protein L2 produces the protein MPLMKFKPTSAGRRSAVRVVHPHLHKGAPHAALVEKKTNTGGRNHHGRITTRHIGGGHKQHYRIVDFKRDKEGIPARVERIEYDPNRTAHIALLCYVDGERRYIIAPKGLKAGDQVISGSDAPIKTGNTLPLRNIPVGSTIHCIEMKPGKGAQIARAAGAGVQLVSREGVYATVRLRSGEVRRVPSECRATIGEVSNDEHSLEKLGKAGAKRWRGVKPTVRGAAMNPVDHPHGGGEAKAGQGNPHPVTPWGVPTKGYKTRHNKRTQQFIVRDRRS, from the coding sequence ATGCCATTGATGAAATTCAAGCCCACGTCCGCCGGTCGCCGTTCCGCGGTCCGCGTCGTGCATCCGCACCTGCACAAGGGTGCGCCGCACGCCGCGCTGGTCGAGAAGAAGACCAACACCGGTGGTCGCAACCACCACGGCCGCATCACCACCCGTCACATCGGTGGTGGCCACAAGCAGCACTACCGCATCGTCGACTTCAAGCGGGACAAGGAAGGCATTCCGGCGCGCGTCGAGCGCATCGAATACGACCCCAACCGCACCGCCCACATTGCACTGCTGTGCTATGTCGACGGCGAGCGTCGCTACATCATCGCGCCGAAGGGTCTCAAGGCTGGCGATCAGGTGATCTCCGGTTCGGATGCTCCGATCAAGACCGGCAACACGCTGCCGCTGCGCAACATCCCGGTCGGCTCGACGATCCACTGCATCGAGATGAAGCCGGGCAAGGGCGCGCAGATTGCCCGCGCCGCCGGTGCCGGCGTGCAGCTGGTGTCGCGCGAAGGCGTCTACGCGACTGTCCGCCTGCGTTCGGGCGAAGTGCGTCGCGTGCCGTCCGAGTGCCGCGCCACGATCGGCGAGGTCAGCAACGACGAGCACAGCCTCGAGAAGCTGGGCAAGGCCGGTGCGAAGCGCTGGCGTGGCGTCAAGCCGACCGTCCGCGGTGCGGCGATGAACCCGGTCGACCATCCGCACGGTGGTGGTGAGGCCAAGGCCGGTCAGGGTAATCCGCACCCGGTCACGCCCTGGGGTGTCCCGACCAAGGGCTACAAGACCCGCCACAACAAGCGGACGCAGCAGTTCATCGTGCGCGATCGCAGGAGCTGA
- the rpsS gene encoding 30S ribosomal protein S19 yields MARSLKKGPFVDHHLIKKVEAAGSNTKKPIKTWSRRSMVLPDMIGFTIAIHNGKNHVPVLVNENMVGHKLGEFALTRTFKGHGGDKKSGR; encoded by the coding sequence ATGGCACGTTCACTCAAGAAGGGTCCCTTCGTCGACCACCACCTCATCAAGAAGGTGGAAGCCGCGGGTTCCAACACCAAGAAGCCGATCAAGACCTGGTCGCGTCGCTCGATGGTCCTGCCGGACATGATCGGTTTCACCATCGCCATCCACAACGGCAAGAACCACGTCCCGGTGCTGGTCAACGAGAACATGGTGGGCCACAAGCTCGGCGAATTCGCGCTGACCCGGACCTTCAAGGGTCACGGCGGCGACAAGAAGTCGGGCAGGTAA
- the rplV gene encoding 50S ribosomal protein L22 has product MDKATKARLEEQKRARTEVNKRTAILRTARISPQKARLVADQVRGLPVERAVGLLKFSDKKAAHMIKKVVESAIANAENNAGADVDELKIATITVDEGPTLKRFMARAKGRGTRILKRTSHITVVVGEGK; this is encoded by the coding sequence ATGGACAAGGCAACGAAAGCCCGCCTCGAAGAGCAGAAGCGCGCTCGCACCGAGGTCAACAAGCGCACCGCGATTCTTCGCACCGCGCGCATCTCGCCGCAGAAGGCACGTCTGGTCGCTGACCAGGTCCGTGGTCTGCCGGTCGAGCGCGCCGTCGGCCTGCTGAAGTTCTCGGACAAGAAGGCCGCTCACATGATCAAGAAGGTCGTCGAGTCGGCCATCGCCAACGCGGAGAACAACGCTGGCGCCGACGTCGATGAACTGAAGATCGCCACCATCACGGTCGACGAAGGTCCGACGCTGAAGCGCTTCATGGCGCGCGCAAAGGGACGCGGTACCCGCATCCTCAAGCGCACCAGCCACATCACCGTCGTCGTGGGAGAGGGCAAGTAA
- the tuf gene encoding elongation factor Tu produces MAKGKFERTKPHVNVGTIGHVDHGKTTLTAALTKIGAERFGGEFKAYDAIDAAPEEKARGITISTAHVEYESEKRHYAHVDCPGHADYVKNMITGAAQMDGAILVCSAADGPMPQTREHILLSRQVGVPYIVVFLNKADMVDDAELLELVEMEVRELLSKYDFPGDDTPIIHGSARLALEGDQSEIGVPAILKLVEALDTWIPEPERDVDKAFLMPVEDVFSISGRGTVVTGRIERGVIKVGEEIEIVGIRPVQKTTVTGVEMFRKLLDQGQAGDNAGLLLRGTKRDDVERGQVLAKPGSIKPHTDFEAEVYVLSKDEGGRHTPFFKGYRPQFYFRTTDITGAVELPEGTEMVMPGDNVKMVVTLINPVAMDEGLRFAIREGGRTVGAGVVAKILK; encoded by the coding sequence ATGGCAAAGGGTAAGTTCGAGCGCACCAAGCCCCACGTGAACGTGGGCACGATCGGTCACGTCGACCACGGCAAGACGACGCTGACGGCGGCGCTGACGAAGATCGGCGCCGAGCGTTTCGGCGGCGAGTTCAAGGCCTATGACGCGATCGACGCGGCGCCGGAAGAAAAGGCGCGCGGCATCACGATCTCGACCGCGCACGTCGAATACGAATCCGAGAAGCGCCACTACGCGCACGTCGACTGCCCGGGCCACGCCGACTACGTCAAGAACATGATCACCGGTGCTGCGCAGATGGACGGCGCGATCCTGGTCTGTTCGGCGGCTGACGGCCCGATGCCGCAGACCCGCGAGCACATCCTGCTGTCGCGCCAGGTCGGCGTGCCGTACATCGTCGTGTTCCTGAACAAGGCCGACATGGTCGACGACGCCGAGCTGCTCGAGCTGGTCGAGATGGAAGTGCGCGAGCTGCTGAGCAAGTACGACTTCCCGGGCGACGACACCCCGATCATCCACGGTTCGGCCCGCCTGGCACTGGAAGGCGACCAGAGCGAGATCGGCGTGCCGGCGATCCTGAAGCTGGTCGAGGCGCTGGACACCTGGATCCCGGAGCCGGAGCGCGACGTCGACAAGGCGTTCCTGATGCCGGTCGAAGACGTGTTCTCGATCTCGGGCCGCGGCACCGTCGTGACCGGCCGCATCGAGCGCGGCGTGATCAAGGTGGGCGAGGAAATCGAGATCGTCGGCATCCGTCCGGTGCAGAAGACCACGGTTACCGGCGTCGAAATGTTCCGCAAGCTGCTCGACCAGGGTCAGGCAGGCGACAACGCCGGTCTGCTGCTGCGCGGCACCAAGCGTGACGACGTCGAGCGTGGCCAGGTGCTGGCCAAGCCGGGTTCGATCAAGCCGCACACCGATTTCGAAGCCGAAGTCTATGTGCTGTCGAAGGACGAAGGCGGCCGTCACACCCCGTTCTTCAAGGGCTACCGTCCGCAGTTCTACTTCCGCACCACCGATATCACCGGTGCGGTCGAGCTGCCGGAAGGCACCGAGATGGTGATGCCGGGCGACAACGTGAAGATGGTGGTCACGCTGATCAACCCGGTCGCCATGGACGAAGGCCTGCGCTTCGCGATCCGCGAAGGCGGTCGTACCGTCGGCGCCGGCGTGGTCGCCAAGATCCTCAAGTGA